From the Paenibacillus sp. MMS20-IR301 genome, the window ACCATGTAGGTAGGAATCAGCCCGCCGCTGAAGATCATCGTGAACGTAATTACCATCATTAACGCATTGCGGCCGAAAAAAGATTTGCGCGACAGCGGATAAGCAATCATTACCGTCAGCGCTACACTGATCACCGTACCAGCCGCCGTATAAAAAATCGAGTTGGCATAGCCGGAAACAATCTCATGTGTGCTGAACAGCACCCGGAACGCCTTGAACGAAATGTCTACGGGCCAGAGCCACACCTTGCCGGAGGTTACAGCCGCCGGACTGCTGATCGAGCTGCTGATAATGAAAATAAGCGGATACAATACGGCTATCACCACAAGGATGAGCACCGTATAGACCACCGTGAGAAAAATCCGGTCACCGGTGGATTCTTTGATTTTCTGGGAAACTGCTGGTGAAGCGGCCATACGAGCACTCCTTTCCTACCAGATACTGTTGTTCGTGATCCGCTTCGCCAAGCCGTTAACGGTGAGCAGCAGGACCAGATTGATGACAGAGTTGAATAAGCCGACCGCGGTTGCGAAGCTGTAATTGGCATTCAGCAGCCCGATCCGGTACACATAGGTGGCGATGATTTCCGAACTCGCGATGTTCAGCGGATTCTGCAGCAGATATACTTTTTCAAAACCGATCGCCATCACATTGCCCACATTCAGAATCAGGATAATTACAATCGTCGGCACAATGCCGGGAAGGTCGATGTGGCGGATCTTTTGGAACCGTGAAGCTCCGTCCACCTTGGCGGCCTCATACAGCGTAGGGTCAATGCCGGCCAGGGCGGCCAGATAGATTACAGCGCTATAGCCTGCGGTCTGCCAAATATCGGACCAGACATAGATCGAGCGGAACATGCCCGGCTCCCCGAGGAAATTCACCGACTGCAGCCCGAAGAAATTAAGCGCAATATTGGCGAACCCGAGGCGCGGAGCAAGGAACAGCATAATGATCGACACCATAACCACGGTTGAGATAAAGTAGGGGGCAAAAGAAACCAGCTGGACAAACCTTTTGAACCGGCCGCCGCGGATTTCGTTGATCATCAGTGCCAGCAGGATGGGAATCGGGAACCCCGCGAGCAGCAGGAAGCCGCTCAGCAGCAAAGTATTCTTCACCAGCGTCCAGAACATCGGATTCTCGAAAAAGAGTTCAAAGTTCCTGAAACCTACCCACGGACTGCCCCAAATGCCTTTGATCACGTTATAATCCTTGAACGCCAGAACTGCATTCGCCATCGGATAATATTTGAATATCAGGAAAAACAGCAGAGGTGGAATGACCAGCAGATGGAGCTGCCAGTGCTTCAGCATGCTTTTCCCGGCACTTGCGAGCCAGCTTTGTCCTTTGCTGCGGGGCGCCGGCTTGTCGTTTAATATCAGATTGTTCTCCAGAATAATCCCCCCTATAAGTTGTGCCAGCGTTTACTTCACGGTTGGTGATGAGTTGCTTCGTGCATAGTTGCTTTGAGAAAAACTACTTCAGAAGCGTGGAGCTTGGTTGGTACGGTTGTTGATGGTGAGCTGCTTTGTGTACAGTTGCTTCAGGAGCTTAGAGCTTATTGGGCTCGGTTGCTGATGGTGAGTTAATACGTGATTGTGCTTTTGCCAGCTTGCCATGAAACTGTTGGTCCGGTTTGCCGGCCGGGTGTGTGATAGCGCTTTCTCCACGACTCGATCATAAGGTCCGGCAGCCGGAGTTGAATAGGTACATTTCCGTATTTTGCGTACAATTCATCCGTTTTCCGGGGTCCATTGCATGCGCTTACATCCCGATTTCCGCCTGCTTACCGCCTCCAACTTGTCCATTTCCCGCCTGTACAGGCTGTTTAGCATTACTCAGGAGAGCCGCCCCCCGTTCCCGGGACAGTATCGCCTGGAGTATGGGCCAGCTAACTTTCTATTAACTTTCCCCGCCCACCATTCCCTCCGCCCGCCCACTTTGGCCGGAAATAGGGGCACTTGTGCTCCTACTTTCCCTGGTCCGTCCACTTTTTCCAGCCTATCACTCTATTTCCTGCATACAGCCCGCCTCCAGCCAACTTTAAAGGGATTTTTCACTCTATTTCCTCCAAACAGCCCGCCTCCAGCCAACTTTAAAGGGATTTTTCACTCTATTTCCTCCAAACAGCCCGCCTCCAGCCAACTTTAAAGGGATTTTTCACTCTATCTCCTCCAAACAGCCCGTCTCCAGCCATCATTAAAGGGATTTTTCACTCTATTTCCTTCATCCAGCCCACGCCCCGCTAATCCACAAACTTGTTCCCCTCATCATCCCCGCAAATGAAAAAAGCCGCGCTATCCGGCATTGGACAGCTGCGGCTGCTTGGGTATAGAAGCACATTCTATTCGTCAGGCGACTGCCTGTAGGTGCTGGGTGAGATGCCCGTCAGGCGTTTGAACGCCCGCCGGAAGGAATGCGAGCTGTTGTAGCCCACTCTCGCCGCGATTTCGTCCACGGTGTACCGGCTTTCTTTCAGCAGGATTGCAGCTGCATCCATCCGCACCTTGATCAGGTGATCGGAATAATTCACTCCGGTCACTTCCTTGAACAGCTGCGAGATATACTTCTCTGGACGCTCCACATGCTCGGCGACGCGGTACAGGGTGAGCTCGGTATCGGCGTACATTTCAGCGGTATACTGATACATCTGCTTGATGATCTGGGTATGCGCATCCTTCTTTTTGTTGGTGATGAAGCCGCAGAGCTCCTCCGTCAGCACGAGGAATTCCGCCTGGATGCTCTCCAGCGGCTCCGAGATGTCTAAATCGATAATCTGCCGTTTTACACTTTCGCCGAGGGGGGATTCCATGAATATTTTCTGATCCAGCAGCTTGAGGAAGGTAGCCTTTATCTCGCCGGTCAGCTGATGCTTCATCTCCATCGACAGCTCGCGGGGACCCAGGTTCTGTGCAAAAGTGGCATCGATGATCCGCACCGCCTCAGCCAGCTCACCGGCGCGGATAGTACTGATCAGTCGCTGCTCTGTCTCCAGCGGATAATAGTAGGTCGTATTCTCAATCTGCACCTCCTGATGGCGTATGACTCCTTTCCGGTTCGTATATACCGCATATTCCAGCGCTTGCCGGGCCTGCTCAAACGACTCGCTGACCCCGGTAACCGAAGGGAAATACTCCCCGAAGCCGCCCTGCACCGTAATCCGGTACTCCTCAAATACCTGCTGGACCCACTGCTCCATGAGCAGCTCCATTCCTGTCTCACTGCCGGCAAGCCGGCCGTCCTCCGGTAAGAAGAAGAGAATGACGATTGTATCCGAGCCTATGTCGGTCATCGGGAGCGGGCCCGCAAGTTCAGTAAATGTCTGCTTCAAGAGGAGCCGGGCCGCATTCAGCTCATTCAGGATTTCCACACTGTCCATGCCGGAATACCCCTTAATCTGCAGAATTCCCGCGTACCCGGTTCCTTCACCCAGCCCGATATCCGCCTGTTCAGCCGCGGAGACAATCTCTTCTCGTGATTTGAATTCCCCGGCAATCAGCCGCTTCAGAAAAGCATCCCGCACCAGCGGCAGCTGGCGGTTCAGCTCACTCTCCAGCAGCTTGTTCTTCGTCAGCATATCGGCGATATTCCCGCTCAGGAAGTCAAATTCATTGCGCTCCGGGTGGTCTTCCTTACCGAATTGCTCCTTCATGACGGCCAGCAGCCGGTTAATCGGCATACTGTTTCTGTAAGCAAGCACAAGCCCGGCCAGCAGGCCGAGGAACAGGGCACCTGCGGTAATGAGCCAGGTCATATACTTGATTTTGTTCGCGTTCTCCATCAGCACACTGCGGGGAATCCCCGCCTGATACACCCAGCCGTTCGTGCCGGAGCGGGTCGTAATTACAAGATCATCCCTGTAGAACTGGCTTACTTTACCTCCGTCAAAATGGCGGTCAGCTGCCAGCTTTTGCACATAGTCTGTATTTTGCCCCTGCAACACTATGGTATTGCCGTCGGCATCACTGATATGGACCCATCCGCCGTACCGCTCGGTCAGTCCGGACAGCAGACTGGCAATCACCTTCTCGTCAATCATCACCACAACGACTGCGGGAGAAGAATTGTTGAAGCTGTCCAGCGGCAGCGACTGCATATAAGTAATCACTGAGCTGGATAATCCCTTACTTGAATAAGCGCTCAGCGGCTTAATCTCACTGCGGTGTGTCCGGTCCAGAATCTCCTGCTTCCACTCATAGAGCGACAGATCGGCATAATGGTAAATTTCATAATAATGATCAGGACGGTAAGAGGAGCCGGCGGTCAACACCAGGTCATAGTTAGCCAGATAAATATAATAGTCCTGCAGAAAATCATTCGTCTGTCCAAAGGTCAGCACATTGCGCATCGTTCTCCAGATTCCGAACACATTTTTGTTGCTGCCTCTTTCATTCATCAGCACATTCAGTTCCTGATTAATGGCCAGCTGCCGGGTAAGCCCCTCGACTTCAGCCATCCGGCGCTCCAGAATTTCCTGGCTTTTCTCCAGTTGGGTCACACTGTTCTCAATGGAGATGGACTCCGTTACGGAGATCGAAGTGTGGTAGGACATGTATCCCCCGATGCTCGGAATAATTAAGATAACCATGTAGGAGATCAGGAATCTGCGGAACACCTTGGAGTATTTGGGCATGGAAAGATTCTCCCCTCATTTGGTAGCGCTATCATAACATTAGCTTAAAACAATTTGCCGTTCCGTCAAGCCTTTAGTCCGGCACTTTGTCCGGCAAGAGTCGGAAATTTAATAAAAAGCAGCGATGCAAACCGGGCATCACTGCTTTTTATTAGGACTTCCGATTGAATCGAATCGTACACCACGTATGCGTGCGTGAACAGGCCGGGCTCTCCGCGAAATGGTTGGCTCTGTCCAAAGCTGAAGCTAGCTGCAGACAATTACGCAAGAAATTTATTGTACTTCACCAAGTGTTACGGACTGAGAAGACGTTAAATCGCGAAAAAGCGCCTTAGTATGTTGCTTACGGACTACAGAGCCGTTATTGCGCCGGAAAAGCGGGACTGGCCGCCCGGAAATAGCAAATAAGGGCCGTGATGTCCGCAAATAGGTCAAATAAGCCAAAAATGGAACGATAAGGTCCCTGATGTCCGTTAAGTTACTAGATTGGACTCGTGCTGGGTTCGTGCTGCGTTCGTGTTGGGTTCGTGCTGGGTTCGTGCTGGGTTCGTGCTGGGTTCGTGCTGGGTTCGTGCTGGGTTCGTGCTGGGTTCGTGCTGGGATCGTGCTGCGCTCCAGTAGCGATCACATTGTGGCTCAGATCGGATTCGTATTGTTACACCTATTATGCCTATAGCTCCACAATTCGGCCCGGTCTGGCGGAATAAGGTCCGCTTCATTCGTACGGCCGTAGTCCAGCGCGCAGCAGCACAGCGCAATAGGGACAGGCTGCTTCTCCGCAGACAGCTGCCGCCCGGTACGAATCCTCATGCGGGCGGCAGTGCTGGCGGAAGAAGAATTCAGTTATGATTCGCTGAGCTGCTCGCCGCTTCCGTCAGCGGGCTTCCAGACATGGTCAACCGATGCTTCCATAATGTCGGCATAAGCCCAGTGGGTGAGCGGCACATCACGCCATGGGGAAGCCGTTATGCCATGCAGCGGCCCCCTGCCGGTAAGCCGGTTAATCACCGTCACCACCTCGGCGCGGGTGAGCGGATTACGCGGCTTAAAGCTGCCGTCGCTGTAGCCGCTCAGCACTCCGGCGCCCTGCGCCTTCAGGATGGCCGCCGCTGCCCAGTGCCCGGCTACATCAGTGAATCCGCGGCCTGCAGCGGAGTCTGCCGGAAGGAACGCGGCTGCGAGACTAGCCAGCTCGGCACGGGTAATCAGCTGCCCGGGCCGGAAGGTCCCGTCACTGTAGCCGGTCATCAGTCCGGCTCCGGCCACCCCGGAGACCGCCGCCGCTGCCCAGTGATCCTTGTTCACATCGGTGAACGAAGGAGCCGCGCCGGTTGTCTGCGGCGGCAAGGCTGCGAAGAGCAGCGCCGCCATCTCGGCGCGCGTAATCTTCTGATCCGGCTTGAACAAGCCGCCGGGATACCCTTTGGCATATGCGGTATGCGGCATATGCCCATCCACAGCCGTGCCCGGCGCTCCGGACGGAGCCGGGGTCACGGCAGGTGTCACCGTCGCTGCCGGTGACACTGTTACTGCAGGGGCCGGGTTCCCTCCCGGCTGCACGGTTGCTGTCGGCGCCGGTGTAGCCGCCGGCTCTGGTGTAGCAGCCGGAGTCGGTGCCGGCGTTTCACCCGGCTCCTCTCCGGAGCCGTCATCCTCAGCAGCCAGCGTAATTCTCAGCTGGTCAACCAGCATGTATCCGCCGGATTTCTTGACCACCTTCAGCACATGCCGCCCCTCATCCAGGCCGGAGATCACCGCAAGGCTCTGCAGAATCTGCCGGTTCTCACTATGGGCACTGACCGTCTGCAGCAGTTCTCCGTCCACATAGAGTTCGATATCTCCCAGTGCAGGGCCGGTTGGGCCTGCCAGTGCAATCCCGCTGCCGGTAAAAGCATATTCAAAGAAATCTCCGTCCTGCTCCGAGTAATGCACATCGTTCTGATAATCGCCGCCAAATTCAAAGGTAAGACTAAGCGTTCCCGCCGGCCGGGCAGACAGATAATCCTGCGAAAGAGTAACTGTGCTGCCGGTGATTGTGTAATCCTTGCCCTTCTCCAGCTGATAAGCTCCCTGGCGGATCCCGCCGAACAATTCAGGCCGCCGGAGCAGGGTGATTTCAATGTCGGTCCCGGCCCCTGCCGCCTTGTCAAAATCCGCCTCTACCGGATTAATCAGATCAGGAATCTCCACCTTCAGCATATCCAGCAGCATGAAACTGCCCGACTTCTTCACTGCCTTGAGGGTATGGATGCCTTCCGGCAGGCCGGAGACACTGAACAGATTCTGCTGGGCCTGCCGACCATTATGATATGCGCTTACCGTTTCTTTGAATTCCCCGTCGATATAGATATCCATGTCCCCCTGCGAGCTGTCTGTCTCTGTATACAGACTGATCCCCGTCCCGCTGAAGTCATATTCGAAGGAGTCCCCGTTCATCTCGGTGTACTGCACATCATCCTTGTAGTCACCCATTCCTCTTCCTGTACTGCGAGACCAGGAGCCATTATAGGTAATGGCTGCATCATCATTGTTAACCAGCTCATAGCGGACCGTAGACGATCCGGTAATCTGGACGGTAAACTTTTCACTGCTTCCTCCGTCGAAGCTGAACAGCAGCTCCGCCCCGGCGGACGGCTGGTTGACCAGATATTCTTTTTTCACTGTGACCTTATTGCCGTCTGCATTATAATCTGCTCCCGGCTGCAGAGGAGTCCCGCCGTTCGTGATCTCCAGCAGCGAGTCAGTGCCTGCAGCCAGTGTAATCTCCAGGTCCGCCTGCTTGCCGCTTCCCTTGTCGAAGTTACCGGCAAGCGGATTCATCAGCTGTCCTGCTGTAATCCGGAGCGCATCCAGCAGCATATACTGGCCGGAATCCTTGACCACCTTCAAGGTATGCTCTCCCTCCGCCAGCCCGGAAGCACTGTAGACGATCTGCTGAGCTTCCTTATTCCCTGGCGTATATGTGCTCACCCGGTCCGGAATGACGGCATCATCCAGATAGACCAGCATATCGCCCTGGGAAGAATCCTTCTCCGTTAACAGCTCAATGCCTGTTCCAGTAAAAGTGTACCGGAAATAATCCCCGTTCTGTTCCGTATAGTGTACATCTCCCCGGTGATCTCCGGCGGATCTGCCGGTAGAGGCTGACCATGAGCCGCTGTAGATAATGCCCGGATTGCTGTCATTGACATAGACTGAGCGGCTAACTGTAGCACCGCCCCCGGCACCCGGCTCTCCTTCCGCTCCGCCTCCCGGCTGCCCGCCGTCACCCGGTACTTCTGTCCCGGGGTCTGGTGTAGAATCCGTAATGGTAAGCTGCAGATCCTGGCTGCCCGGCATCTGCTCCTGCCCGCCGTTACGCTGCCAGTCCCCGGTATAGCGCAGCCCGGTATCATCATCATTCACCACCGATACGCCTTCCTTGGCTGTCACCTTGAACATCCGCGAGGCATGCGGTTCAAGCAGGCCTGCACTGTATCCGTCATTGAAGGTGCCAAGCTCGCTGTGGCTCCACAGATCGCGGACGGAAGCCGGGCCTTCCAGCCCGATATCATTCCACTTCACATTCACCGCAGCACTGCGGCTGCCGAGGTTGAACAAGGCAACATTGTAGGTTCCGTCACCGTTATTGGCATACCAGACCTGCTGCTTCGTGTCGGTCGATACCGGATGGGCCGGGCGTCCGGCCTGATTGACGGCAATGACCTCATCATTGGTCAGCAGCTGCAGGCCGTAATCGTCCAGCCTGGTCATATCGTTGCCGATATAGAGCTGGGCCGCAGAGACCGCCCAGAAGGTCATCGCGGTCTGCCGTTCGTCCCGGGTCAGGCCGTCCATCGCTGCGTTCCCGACATTCAGGGAATCGAAGTCATTCCAGCCGCCGGGCCCGGCATCCCTCCACCATACGGCAGCATCCGGGAAGAGGCGGGCGATATTCGCCCACTGGGTCAGCCCCACATTGCTGTCATAAGCCTCCACATCCCACTGGATCCGCCAGCCGTTGGCGTATTTCTTCCAAAAGTCAACATAATTATGGTCAAGTGCCCAGGAGAGCTCGAACCAGATATCATGGCGGGCTAGCGCCTTCGACCAGGCCTCCACATCACCGCGCGAGTCCAGGCTCAGATTGTTGATCCCGGAACCCGGAGTCACGCTGTCGAATTTGACAAAATCAATGCCCCATTCGCCCAGCATATCAGCAATGGACTCCACGTATTTCTGTGCGCAAGGATTGCTGAAATCAATCTTGTAGCTGTAGGCATTCCAGGCGTCCACAATCTTCAGCGGCTGCGCGGCAATATCGCGTACCCGGCATTCTCCGCCTGTACCGTAAATCTCCAGATCCTGGTTATAGGCATCAATAGACAAGCCCGGGATCAGATAGATTCCAATCTTCTGGCCGTTGTTATGGACATAATCGATCACATCCTGGAAACCGTCCGGATACCGCTCTGTACTCGGAAGCGGTCTGCCGTATTCGTCCATACTCCCGTTCCAGCCGGCGTCAATATTGATATATTCATAGCCGTGCGGCTGCAGCTTCTCGTGCATGGCATCGGACTGCTTCTTGATGCTGTCCGCCGAGATCCAGTTTCCTGACGGTTCATACACCTGCATGCTGAAGCTGCTCCAGCCCATATAAGGCTTTTGCGCCAGCTCTTTATCCGCCGCCTCCGCTACATTCTGCCTGGTTCCCGCAAGTCCGGTCTGCCCCGCTGTCATGATCAGCAGCAGCAGGACGAGTCTGATTTTCTTACCCAAAGACTTCAATATTCCCAGCTCCCCTCGGCAATTTATAAAGCGCTTTCTTTTTGTGCCGTGATCTGCTCTCTGCTGTTCATTACTGCTTCTATCCTGCTCCTGATGAAACGGCAATTAATGGTAGCGCTTTCCATACGAGATGATCATAGGGGGTCCAGGCTCTCCTTGGATAGGTACATCTGCGGTGTTTGGCGTACAGCTGCCCCTGTCCGCAGGGGACAAAACGCTGGCTTGCATCCAGAATTCCAGAAGTCCTGAAGTTTCACCATCCTAAGGCGGGGGAGATGAATTTCCACCTTTCCTCCACGGCAAAAAAACCGCACAGACCCTCTAAGGCTTGGTCTTCACGGCTGAGCGGCAATCATCTAAATAGATTGAACTGGAAACCTTAGAGGTTTGTTGGCGATAAGGGAACGCCTAAAGAAAAGGCCCCATTGTATTTTATACACTAGAATGCTTGCTGAACGACCTTAAAATCCATTCTATTTTTAGGCGGAT encodes:
- a CDS encoding ABC transporter permease subunit; the protein is MLKHWQLHLLVIPPLLFFLIFKYYPMANAVLAFKDYNVIKGIWGSPWVGFRNFELFFENPMFWTLVKNTLLLSGFLLLAGFPIPILLALMINEIRGGRFKRFVQLVSFAPYFISTVVMVSIIMLFLAPRLGFANIALNFFGLQSVNFLGEPGMFRSIYVWSDIWQTAGYSAVIYLAALAGIDPTLYEAAKVDGASRFQKIRHIDLPGIVPTIVIILILNVGNVMAIGFEKVYLLQNPLNIASSEIIATYVYRIGLLNANYSFATAVGLFNSVINLVLLLTVNGLAKRITNNSIW
- a CDS encoding helix-turn-helix domain-containing protein, producing the protein MPKYSKVFRRFLISYMVILIIPSIGGYMSYHTSISVTESISIENSVTQLEKSQEILERRMAEVEGLTRQLAINQELNVLMNERGSNKNVFGIWRTMRNVLTFGQTNDFLQDYYIYLANYDLVLTAGSSYRPDHYYEIYHYADLSLYEWKQEILDRTHRSEIKPLSAYSSKGLSSSVITYMQSLPLDSFNNSSPAVVVVMIDEKVIASLLSGLTERYGGWVHISDADGNTIVLQGQNTDYVQKLAADRHFDGGKVSQFYRDDLVITTRSGTNGWVYQAGIPRSVLMENANKIKYMTWLITAGALFLGLLAGLVLAYRNSMPINRLLAVMKEQFGKEDHPERNEFDFLSGNIADMLTKNKLLESELNRQLPLVRDAFLKRLIAGEFKSREEIVSAAEQADIGLGEGTGYAGILQIKGYSGMDSVEILNELNAARLLLKQTFTELAGPLPMTDIGSDTIVILFFLPEDGRLAGSETGMELLMEQWVQQVFEEYRITVQGGFGEYFPSVTGVSESFEQARQALEYAVYTNRKGVIRHQEVQIENTTYYYPLETEQRLISTIRAGELAEAVRIIDATFAQNLGPRELSMEMKHQLTGEIKATFLKLLDQKIFMESPLGESVKRQIIDLDISEPLESIQAEFLVLTEELCGFITNKKKDAHTQIIKQMYQYTAEMYADTELTLYRVAEHVERPEKYISQLFKEVTGVNYSDHLIKVRMDAAAILLKESRYTVDEIAARVGYNSSHSFRRAFKRLTGISPSTYRQSPDE
- a CDS encoding X2-like carbohydrate binding domain-containing protein — protein: MKSLGKKIRLVLLLLIMTAGQTGLAGTRQNVAEAADKELAQKPYMGWSSFSMQVYEPSGNWISADSIKKQSDAMHEKLQPHGYEYINIDAGWNGSMDEYGRPLPSTERYPDGFQDVIDYVHNNGQKIGIYLIPGLSIDAYNQDLEIYGTGGECRVRDIAAQPLKIVDAWNAYSYKIDFSNPCAQKYVESIADMLGEWGIDFVKFDSVTPGSGINNLSLDSRGDVEAWSKALARHDIWFELSWALDHNYVDFWKKYANGWRIQWDVEAYDSNVGLTQWANIARLFPDAAVWWRDAGPGGWNDFDSLNVGNAAMDGLTRDERQTAMTFWAVSAAQLYIGNDMTRLDDYGLQLLTNDEVIAVNQAGRPAHPVSTDTKQQVWYANNGDGTYNVALFNLGSRSAAVNVKWNDIGLEGPASVRDLWSHSELGTFNDGYSAGLLEPHASRMFKVTAKEGVSVVNDDDTGLRYTGDWQRNGGQEQMPGSQDLQLTITDSTPDPGTEVPGDGGQPGGGAEGEPGAGGGATVSRSVYVNDSNPGIIYSGSWSASTGRSAGDHRGDVHYTEQNGDYFRYTFTGTGIELLTEKDSSQGDMLVYLDDAVIPDRVSTYTPGNKEAQQIVYSASGLAEGEHTLKVVKDSGQYMLLDALRITAGQLMNPLAGNFDKGSGKQADLEITLAAGTDSLLEITNGGTPLQPGADYNADGNKVTVKKEYLVNQPSAGAELLFSFDGGSSEKFTVQITGSSTVRYELVNNDDAAITYNGSWSRSTGRGMGDYKDDVQYTEMNGDSFEYDFSGTGISLYTETDSSQGDMDIYIDGEFKETVSAYHNGRQAQQNLFSVSGLPEGIHTLKAVKKSGSFMLLDMLKVEIPDLINPVEADFDKAAGAGTDIEITLLRRPELFGGIRQGAYQLEKGKDYTITGSTVTLSQDYLSARPAGTLSLTFEFGGDYQNDVHYSEQDGDFFEYAFTGSGIALAGPTGPALGDIELYVDGELLQTVSAHSENRQILQSLAVISGLDEGRHVLKVVKKSGGYMLVDQLRITLAAEDDGSGEEPGETPAPTPAATPEPAATPAPTATVQPGGNPAPAVTVSPAATVTPAVTPAPSGAPGTAVDGHMPHTAYAKGYPGGLFKPDQKITRAEMAALLFAALPPQTTGAAPSFTDVNKDHWAAAAVSGVAGAGLMTGYSDGTFRPGQLITRAELASLAAAFLPADSAAGRGFTDVAGHWAAAAILKAQGAGVLSGYSDGSFKPRNPLTRAEVVTVINRLTGRGPLHGITASPWRDVPLTHWAYADIMEASVDHVWKPADGSGEQLSES